One Candidatus Moraniibacteriota bacterium genomic window, CTTCTAAGGAAAAAAGCGAAAATAAAAAATGTTCCAACTCCTTCGACAGAACTGCCGATAACCTATGCCGATGTTTCCAAAGCCAAGGAAATGCTGGGCTATGAACCGAAAGTAAAAATTGAAGAAGGAATGAAAAGATTCGTGGAATGGTATCAGGAAAATAAAAAATTATACAAATAACATATTTAAAAATAACTTTTCTTAAAGAATAATTCCCAGTAAAATATGAAAAAAATATTTTTTTGGCCTAGGTTTATTTTGTCTGCAAATAGATATATTAATAAAAAAATAAATCATATCTTCTATCATATAAAAATAAAAATAGGAAATATTTTTTGCAATTATTGCTGTAGCGGCATAAAACTTGCTTATTATAATGGTGTACCAAATTTTGGTGACTTATTAAACAAAGATATAATGAAATATTTGGGGGTTAATTATTGTTGTACAAGTTTTCATAAATCAAATTTGTTGGCTATCGGAAGTATCTTAGGAGAAATTACTACTAATAATGATGTAGAAAAATTATCTAATCATGGCATCATAAATATTTGGGGATCAGGTTTTATTAAAAAAGAGACATTAAGTAAAGAACATTTTATAAAAAACGTTAACATACATGCTTTAAGAGGAAATCTTTCAAAAAGTAGATGTGAAAAAATTTTAGGTTTTAATCTTAACAATATTGCACTTGGAGATCCGGGATTGTTAGCGGCAAGAGCTATTAAGTTTGATAATGTAGAAAAAAAATACGACGTTGGTATTGTTCCACATTATGTAGATAAAAATAGTAAGTTTTTAAATAATATAAAATTAAATCATAAAAGTTATAAAATTATAGATGTACAAGATGATACAAAAAAAGTATGCAAGGAGATAAATGAATGTAAACTTATTTTATCTTCAGCTATGCATGGACTAATTGTATCGGATAGCTATGGTATTCCTAATAAATGGATTAGATTATCCGATGATGTTTTCGGTGGTGATTATAAGTTTAACGATTATTATTCTGTTTTTGATATTGCAGGAGTCAATCCGGTTGACTTGAGAAAAAAATATATTATTGATAAAGATATAGATATATTTATTGATAATTATCAAATAAAAAAAGAAGAAGTTTCTAATATTTGTTTAAGATTAGAAGAATCTTTCTCTTATTTATATAAGAATAAAAAATAATTTTTTATTTGATCATTTTTTGAGTAAATCTTATTATTATAACGATTTATATTATCAAGATAAAGCCGATAATGATTTATATTATTAAAAAAATGATACGCAATATTTTATTAAAATATGGGGAAAAAATAGGGATAGATCTTCCATATTTTGTTAAGCATGGATTTTTTGCGACTATGAGGCAAATTGTCGATTTATTGGCTGGATTATTGCTTGCGATTATGTTTGCAAGGTTTGCGACAAAGGATGTTTTTGGTCATTATCAATTTGTCATTGCAATTTTTTCCATAGTTTCAATTCTTTCTTTGCCGGGACTTAATACTTCAGTCGCTAGATCGGCAGCAATTGGAAAAGACGGGGATTATAAAAATGCTGTAAAAAAAAGTTTTATATATAGTCTCTGGGGTATTCCCATTTTGTTTATTATCGGAGTTTTTTATTATTTGACACAGAGCCAAGAATTGGGAATAGCTTTTGCGATCTCCTCATTTTTTTTCCCTCTTTTTTATGCTCCCAATACCTGGGGATCTTTTCTTCAGGGAAAAGGAAGATTTGATGTTTTCTTTAAGTTTGGATCAACCCAGTCAATAATCAATGCAATCATTACAAGCATTGTGGTATTTTTAAACCAAAATAACTTATTACCGATAATATTTACTTATTTTATTACATACACTATTTTTAATGCTGCATATTATTTTAAAAGTTTTAAATATGTCGAAAACGACGAAAAAGATCCAGATGCTATAAAGTATGGAAAATTTTTGACAATCATGAATATTTTTCAGTTGTTGGCTGAAAATGTCGACAAAATAATAGTGGGTCTATTAATGCCGGCATCAAGTCTGGCGGTATATGGGGTAATTTCTATGATACCGGTAAGACTAAAGAATGTGTTTGGGTATATATTGAATATAACTTTTTCTAAAATAGCTTCTAAAAATATTGATATTAAAGATTTATTTAAAAGTAACAAAAAACTTCCATACATTATTTTATTTATGAGTATCTTAATAGGACTTATATATTACGTTTTGATTGAAAAGATAAGTTATTTGTTTTTTGGCAACGGATATTCAGATTTTTATCAATACTCAAAAATTTTTACAGTCTTTATGATGTTATTATTGCCATACTCCTTGCTATATATATATGCAAATGCGAAAAAAATGGTTAAACTTATAAAATCCATATATCCGTTTTTCTTTTTTATCAAATTAATTGTCACAGTAATATTTGTCTATTTTTGGGGGTTGGTCGGGGCTGTAATTGCATATAACATTAACGCTTTTATTTTAATATGTTTGTATTTGATTTATATAAACAGAGATAGTAAAAAACTAGGAACGTTTTAATATTAAATTGTATATAATTTAAAAATATGGCAGATGCAAATGATTATTTCATATACATTATTATCCCCACCTATAATCGTGAAAAAATGATAAAAAGAGCTCTTGATTCTGTTATTTCACAGTCATTTAAAAATTGGAAAGCTATAGTTGTTGATGATGGATCAACGGATGGAACAAAGTTGGTAGTCAATGAATACTCAGAAAAAAACAAAGATAAGATAATTTATAAATATAAAAAAAATGGCGGATCCGGCAGTGCGAGAAATTTAGGCATAGAAACCGTTTTAGCTGAAAATCCGAGCGATAACGCATTGATTTCTTTTTTAGATAGCGATGATGCTTTGTTACCTGGAGCACTTGAATTTGCTGTAAATAAAATAAAAGAGCACCCGGAAATAAAAATTTTTGGTTTTTCTTATCAAGATGATT contains:
- a CDS encoding polysaccharide pyruvyl transferase family protein — encoded protein: MKKIFFWPRFILSANRYINKKINHIFYHIKIKIGNIFCNYCCSGIKLAYYNGVPNFGDLLNKDIMKYLGVNYCCTSFHKSNLLAIGSILGEITTNNDVEKLSNHGIINIWGSGFIKKETLSKEHFIKNVNIHALRGNLSKSRCEKILGFNLNNIALGDPGLLAARAIKFDNVEKKYDVGIVPHYVDKNSKFLNNIKLNHKSYKIIDVQDDTKKVCKEINECKLILSSAMHGLIVSDSYGIPNKWIRLSDDVFGGDYKFNDYYSVFDIAGVNPVDLRKKYIIDKDIDIFIDNYQIKKEEVSNICLRLEESFSYLYKNKK
- a CDS encoding oligosaccharide flippase family protein, coding for MIRNILLKYGEKIGIDLPYFVKHGFFATMRQIVDLLAGLLLAIMFARFATKDVFGHYQFVIAIFSIVSILSLPGLNTSVARSAAIGKDGDYKNAVKKSFIYSLWGIPILFIIGVFYYLTQSQELGIAFAISSFFFPLFYAPNTWGSFLQGKGRFDVFFKFGSTQSIINAIITSIVVFLNQNNLLPIIFTYFITYTIFNAAYYFKSFKYVENDEKDPDAIKYGKFLTIMNIFQLLAENVDKIIVGLLMPASSLAVYGVISMIPVRLKNVFGYILNITFSKIASKNIDIKDLFKSNKKLPYIILFMSILIGLIYYVLIEKISYLFFGNGYSDFYQYSKIFTVFMMLLLPYSLLYIYANAKKMVKLIKSIYPFFFFIKLIVTVIFVYFWGLVGAVIAYNINAFILICLYLIYINRDSKKLGTF